From Vitis vinifera cultivar Pinot Noir 40024 chromosome 5, ASM3070453v1, the proteins below share one genomic window:
- the LOC100267071 gene encoding ATP-citrate synthase beta chain protein 2, whose protein sequence is MATGQLFSRTTQALFYNYKQLPIQRMLDFDFLCGRETPSVAGIINPGSEGFQKLFFGQEEIAIPVHSSIEAASAAHPTADVFINFASFRSAAASSMAALKQPTIRVVAIIAEGVPEADTKQLIAYARSNNKVVIGPATVGGIQAGAFKIGDTAGTIDNIIQSKLYRPGSVGFVSKSGGMSNELYNTIARVTDGIYEGIAIGGDVFPGSTLSDHVLRFNNIPQVKMVVVLGELGGRDEYSLVEALKQGKINKPVVAWVSGTCARLFKSEVQFGHAGAKSGGEMESAQAKNQALSEAGAVVPTSYEAFETAIKETFEKLHEEGKITPVKEVAPPQIPEDLNTAIKSGKVRAPTHIISTISDDRGEEPCYAGVPMSSIVEQGYGVGDVISLLWFKRSLPRYCTHFIEICIMLCADHGPCVSGAHNTIVTARAGKDLVSSLVSGLLTIGPRFGGAIDDAARYFKDAYDRGLTAYEFVEDMKKKGIRVPGIGHRIKRGDNRDKRVELLQRFARTHFPSVKYMEYAVEVETYTLSKSNNLVLNVDGAIGSLFLDLLAGSGMFTKQEIDEIVQIGYLNGLFVLARSIGLIGHTFDQKRLKQPLYRHPWEDVLYTK, encoded by the exons ATGGCTACTGGACAACTATTTTCCCGGACTACACAAGCATTATTCTACAATTACAAACAACTTCCCATCCAGCGGATGCTTGATTTTGACTTCCTTTGTG GAAGGGAGACACCTTCAGTTGCTGGAATTATTAACCCTGGTTCTGAGGGGTTCCAGAAACTTTTTTTTGGTCAGGAGGAAATTGCCATCCCAGTACATTCATC cATTGAAGCAGCTAGTGCAGCACATCCTACTGCTGATGTTTTTATAAACTTTGCATCATTTAGAAG TGCTGCTGCTTCATCCATGGCTGCTCTGAAACAGCCTACCATTAGAGTTGTGGCTATTATTGCTGAAGGTGTTCCAGAGGCAGACACCAAGCAGTTAATCGCATATGCACGGTCAAACAATAAG GTTGTTATTGGCCCCGCTACTGTTGGTGGTATTCAAGCTGGAGCCTTTAAGATAGGGGACACTGCAGGAACAATTGATAATATCATTCAGTCCAAACTTTACAGGCCTGGCTCTGTTGGTTTTGTTTCTAAATCT GGTGGCATGTCTAATGAACTATATAATACGATTGCCCGTGTCACAGATGGTATCTatgaag GTATTGCAATTGGAGGAGATGTGTTCCCAGGATCTACTCTTTCTGATCATGTTTTGCGGTTTAACAACATCCCACAG GTTAAAATGGTGGTTGTACTTGGGGAACTTGGTGGGCGAGATGAATACTCCCTAGTTGAAGCCCTGAAACAGGGAAAGATTAATAAACCAGTTGTTGCTTGGGTCAGCGGAACTTGTGCACGGCTCTTTAAATCAGAAGTGCAATTTGGTCATGCG GGGGCCAAAAGTGGTGGTGAAATGGAGTCTGCACAGGCAAAGAATCAAGCACTAAGTGAAGCTGGTGCTGTTGTGCCCACTTCATATGAAGCATTTGAAACTGCAATTAAGGAAACATTTGAGAAACTG CATGAAGAGGGAAAGATTACTCCTGTGAAGGAAGTAGCGCCCCCGCAAATCCCTGAGGATCTTAACACTGCAATTAAGAGTGGAAAAGTTCGTGCTCCAACTCATATTATTTCTACCATCTCTGATGACAGAG GTGAGGAGCCATGCTATGCTGGTGTACCAATGTCCTCTATTGTTGAGCAAGGTTATGGTGTGGGCGACGTTATCTCTCTCTTGTGGTTTAAACGCAGCCTTCCACGTTACTGTACTCACTTTATTGAG ATCTGCATCATGTTATGTGCTGATCATGGCCCCTGTGTCTCTGGTGCTCACAACACTATTGTTACAGCAAGGGCAGGAAAGGACCTCGTATCCAGTCTTGTCTCAG GCTTGCTTACAATTGGTCCCCGATTTGGTGGAGCTATTGATGATGCTGCTCGATACTTCAAGGACGCTTATGATAGG GGTCTTACGGCTTATGAGTTTGTTGAGGACATGAAGAAGAAGGGCATTCGCGTGCCTGGCATTGGACACAG GATCAAGAGAGGAGACAACAGAGACAAGAGAGTCGAACTTCTCCAACGATTTGCACGCACTCATTTCCCCTCTGTGAAGTACATGGAGTATGCTGTTGAAGTTGAAACATATACCCTCTCAAAGTCAAACAACCTGGTCCTTAATGTAGATGGTGCTATTGGATCCCTCTTCTTGGATCTCCTTGCTGGCAGTGGAATGTTCACCAAGCAAGAGATTGACGAGATAGTCCAGATTGGATATCTGAATGGACTGTTTGTGTTGGCTCGTTCCATTGGTCTCATTGG GCACACTTTCGACCAGAAGAGATTGAAGCAGCCCCTATACCGTCACCCATGGGAGGATGTCCTCTACACCAAGTGA